A genome region from Geodermatophilus bullaregiensis includes the following:
- a CDS encoding putative bifunctional diguanylate cyclase/phosphodiesterase codes for MLPVLAMVVAQGMLPGTEAGTALYFAVVAVAVAGAWAGALASSRGAAPYCLAVGVTLSGLGDALWQAQALIAGTAADVSAVDVLYVGSYAAVGTGVWLMAGAGERSRRQRVAGAIDALCVTVAALLVVWELSIQATVSDRSLPLVAQAVLVTYPVADAVLLGLVCRLLTSRRRGEWAGLAVAAACACWLVSDVAFLVQDRIEGFGSWLDSGWLLGSLLLTAATSRRLAAPARPARDGVATASGLGRLAVCLGALMVPPSVELVTDATGHGDAVSTVFASTLVLTLLVFLRASLLLKGEAAARARLRSQERYATKLAAWSADAVMVVGRDHRLLSDPAPLAGLLGTAPAELGSTQDVVRAAGIDPDVALDVFGQGVAAGGQVVDVEVPARRMGEDRWYGVRLVDLGDDPDIGGVVVHLTDVTSRRRADRALAHVTLHDGLTGLANRTLFTDRVGQALLRTVRGGGSAAVVTIDLDGFKAVNDTLGHDAGDALLFEVAGRLSAAVRADDTVARLGGDEFAVLVEQAGDGDDAALATATRVLEVLARPVELEGRPVTVTAAVGVAVGRGNVTSGSLIADADLALQAARTGGRNRVEVYDPGMRAAVQAARELEHELRGALAAGEFRLVYQPVVTLADRRVTGFEALLRWTSPRLGPVGPDRFVPAAEAAGLIDEIGAWVLQEACATAAAWRRDHPGAGDMTMAVNVSAAQLASPDLVGSIAAALAESGLPAGSLVVEVTETALVGDPEHAAACLAALRALGVRLALDDFGTGYSSLAHLQQFTVDVLKIDRSFVSTMAEGEPMPAIVRGTIDLGRTLGLEVLAEGVEHEQQARLLAEGNCDSAQGYLFARPLERTDAEAVLLEQVARDAAAAAVPVPRAPRVLTRPV; via the coding sequence GTGCTGCCCGTGCTGGCGATGGTCGTGGCCCAGGGGATGCTCCCCGGCACGGAGGCCGGCACGGCCCTGTACTTCGCCGTCGTCGCGGTCGCCGTGGCCGGCGCCTGGGCCGGCGCCCTGGCCTCGTCCCGCGGTGCGGCGCCGTACTGCCTCGCCGTGGGCGTCACGCTGTCGGGCCTGGGCGACGCGCTGTGGCAGGCGCAGGCGCTCATCGCCGGCACGGCGGCCGACGTCTCCGCCGTCGACGTGCTGTACGTGGGCTCCTACGCGGCCGTCGGCACCGGGGTGTGGCTGATGGCCGGTGCCGGCGAGCGCTCGCGCCGGCAGCGGGTGGCCGGGGCGATCGACGCGCTGTGCGTGACGGTGGCCGCGCTCCTGGTCGTGTGGGAGCTGTCGATCCAGGCCACGGTGTCCGACCGGTCGCTCCCGCTGGTCGCCCAGGCCGTCCTGGTCACCTACCCGGTCGCGGACGCCGTGCTGCTGGGGCTGGTCTGCCGCCTGCTCACCAGCCGGCGGCGGGGCGAGTGGGCGGGTCTGGCCGTGGCCGCCGCGTGCGCCTGCTGGCTGGTCTCGGACGTCGCCTTCCTGGTGCAGGACCGGATCGAGGGCTTCGGCTCCTGGCTGGACTCCGGCTGGCTGCTGGGCAGCCTCCTGCTGACCGCGGCGACCTCGCGGCGGCTGGCCGCCCCGGCCCGCCCGGCGCGCGACGGGGTGGCCACCGCCTCCGGCCTGGGCCGCCTCGCCGTCTGCCTCGGCGCGCTCATGGTCCCGCCGAGCGTCGAGCTCGTCACCGACGCCACCGGCCACGGGGACGCCGTCAGCACCGTCTTCGCCAGCACGCTGGTGCTCACCCTGCTGGTCTTCCTGCGCGCCTCGCTGCTGCTGAAGGGCGAGGCCGCGGCCCGGGCGCGGCTGCGCTCGCAGGAGCGGTACGCCACCAAGCTGGCCGCCTGGTCCGCCGACGCGGTGATGGTGGTCGGCCGCGACCACCGGCTGCTCAGCGACCCGGCGCCGCTGGCCGGGCTGCTGGGTACCGCGCCGGCCGAGCTCGGGAGCACGCAGGACGTCGTCCGGGCGGCGGGGATCGACCCCGACGTCGCCCTGGACGTCTTCGGGCAGGGCGTGGCCGCCGGCGGGCAGGTCGTGGACGTCGAGGTGCCGGCCCGGCGCATGGGCGAGGACCGCTGGTACGGCGTCCGGCTGGTCGACCTCGGCGACGACCCGGACATCGGCGGCGTCGTCGTCCACCTGACCGACGTGACCAGCCGGCGCCGCGCCGACCGCGCGCTGGCCCACGTGACCCTGCACGACGGGCTCACCGGCCTGGCCAACCGCACGCTGTTCACCGACCGCGTCGGCCAGGCGCTGCTGCGCACCGTGCGCGGCGGCGGCTCGGCCGCGGTGGTCACGATCGACCTCGACGGCTTCAAGGCGGTCAACGACACCCTCGGGCACGACGCCGGCGACGCGCTGCTGTTCGAGGTGGCGGGCCGGCTGAGCGCCGCCGTCCGCGCCGACGACACCGTGGCCCGGCTGGGTGGCGACGAGTTCGCCGTGCTGGTCGAGCAGGCCGGTGACGGCGACGACGCGGCGCTGGCGACGGCGACCCGCGTGCTCGAGGTGCTCGCCCGCCCGGTCGAGCTCGAGGGCCGGCCGGTGACCGTGACCGCCGCCGTCGGCGTCGCCGTGGGCCGCGGGAACGTGACCAGCGGGTCGCTCATCGCCGACGCCGACCTGGCGCTGCAGGCGGCCCGGACGGGCGGCCGCAACCGGGTGGAGGTCTACGACCCCGGGATGCGCGCGGCGGTGCAGGCCGCCCGCGAGCTGGAGCACGAGCTGCGCGGCGCGCTGGCCGCGGGGGAGTTCCGGCTGGTGTACCAGCCGGTCGTCACCCTGGCCGACCGCCGGGTGACCGGCTTCGAGGCGCTGCTGCGGTGGACCTCGCCGCGGCTGGGCCCGGTGGGCCCGGACCGGTTCGTGCCGGCCGCGGAGGCCGCGGGCCTGATCGACGAGATCGGCGCGTGGGTGCTGCAGGAGGCGTGCGCGACCGCGGCCGCGTGGCGGCGCGACCACCCGGGCGCCGGCGACATGACGATGGCGGTCAACGTGTCGGCCGCTCAGCTGGCCTCCCCGGACCTGGTCGGCTCCATCGCCGCCGCGCTGGCCGAGAGCGGCCTGCCCGCGGGATCGCTGGTGGTGGAGGTGACCGAGACCGCGCTCGTCGGCGACCCGGAGCACGCGGCGGCCTGCCTGGCGGCGCTGCGGGCGCTCGGCGTCCGGCTGGCGCTGGACGACTTCGGCACCGGCTACTCCTCGCTGGCGCACCTGCAGCAGTTCACCGTGGACGTGCTCAAGATCGACCGCTCGTTCGTCAGCACGATGGCCGAGGGCGAGCCGATGCCGGCGATCGTGCGCGGCACCATCGACCTGGGCCGCACGCTGGGCCTGGAGGTGCTCGCCGAGGGCGTGGAGCACGAGCAGCAGGCGCGGCTGCTGGCAGAGGGCAACTGCGACTCGGCGCAGGGCTACCTGTTCGCCCGGCCGCTGGAGCGCACCGACGCCGAGGCGGTGCTGCTCGAGCAGGTGGCGCGGGACGCCGCCGCGGCGGCCGTGCCGGTGCCGCGGGCGCCGCGGGTGCTGACCCGCCCGGTCTGA
- a CDS encoding peroxidase family protein has protein sequence MGHQEYETYEGGSEQAELLVFEELARELMLVQERNRAASGAAAVDRAFHAKTVLAVEDACLRVRQDLPEDLRQGCFRPGAELPVTVRFSNANGTPHADTAKDMRGVALRVHAGGDTVHDLLMTNYPVSPAADAREFVAMASAVAGRTSTPSKLLSLALRLPRRVGPRAAVRIILNLVRSTRRSASLARESYYSRGAILWGQAGPVRYRLHPVSAPDVPPSTGPDGLRADLARRLAAGDVEFDLQVQRYVSERRTPVENTSRKWRGGSVSVARLVLPRQDLDTARARLAEHRVDRLAFNPWNTTDEFRPLGNLNRARRAAYEASSAHRLHQRFVTEEPRRTVLLNGLVGRVFARVNRRWPWHRLPSRLALLNLAVLRRQLRRHNLVDPDRPERVEVRRPGPTPPPEAVAHRTADGSWNDLSSPRMGAVDARFGRNMPVDTCPSDLPDPVRVADELLARKEFIPAPSLNVLAAAWIQFQVHDWVQHDRHPVRERSIDLPLPDGREWRSTSDGRPEQVMRIAEDRDDRNLVSHWWDGSEVYGSDAKTARSLREDGGRGARLRLEDGHLPFADGVAMTGFSDSWWLGLSALQTLFAREHNAVCDALQGEYPDLGDERTYQTARLVVSALIAKIHTVEWTPAILGTKTLDTAMSVNWRGAPDQWLTRLGLRLLDPHAVRGIPRTRPDHAGVPFSLTEEFVTVYRMHPLIPDDYVLVDLATGEAEKVDFDEISGERTEPRFRDVGLANSLYSLGIAHPGAITLHNFPDALRHFERDGEIVDLAVVDVVRTRRRGVPRYNDFRAGLHMPRVGRFEDLTTDPDSLAALKRLYRSVDEVDTVVGLLAEEPPAGFGFSDTAFRVFLLMASRRLQSDRFLTVDFRPEVYTPLGMDWVERGSMAAVVRRHCPQLAGVVGTGKAAFAPWG, from the coding sequence GTGGGACACCAGGAGTACGAGACGTACGAGGGCGGCAGCGAGCAGGCCGAACTGCTCGTCTTCGAGGAGCTCGCCCGGGAGCTCATGCTCGTCCAGGAGCGCAACCGCGCGGCGAGCGGCGCGGCGGCCGTGGACCGCGCCTTCCACGCGAAGACCGTGCTGGCCGTGGAGGACGCCTGCCTGCGGGTGCGGCAGGACCTGCCGGAGGACCTGCGCCAGGGGTGCTTCCGGCCCGGCGCCGAGCTCCCCGTCACCGTCCGCTTCTCCAACGCGAACGGCACGCCCCACGCCGACACCGCCAAGGACATGCGCGGTGTCGCCCTGCGGGTCCACGCCGGCGGGGACACCGTGCACGACCTGCTGATGACCAACTACCCGGTGTCCCCGGCGGCCGATGCCCGGGAGTTCGTCGCGATGGCCTCGGCTGTGGCGGGACGGACGTCGACGCCGTCGAAGCTGCTGTCCCTGGCACTGCGGCTGCCCCGCAGGGTCGGGCCGCGGGCGGCCGTCCGGATCATCCTCAACCTCGTCCGGTCCACCCGTCGGTCCGCCAGCCTCGCCCGTGAGAGCTACTACAGCCGCGGGGCGATCCTGTGGGGGCAGGCCGGCCCGGTCCGCTACCGCCTGCACCCGGTGTCCGCACCGGACGTCCCGCCGAGCACCGGTCCGGACGGGCTGCGCGCCGACCTCGCGCGCCGGCTGGCGGCCGGCGACGTCGAGTTCGACCTCCAGGTGCAGCGCTACGTCTCGGAGCGGCGGACGCCGGTCGAGAACACGTCCCGGAAGTGGCGCGGCGGCTCCGTGTCCGTGGCCCGCCTGGTGCTGCCCCGCCAGGACCTGGACACCGCACGGGCCCGTCTCGCCGAGCACCGCGTCGACCGGCTGGCCTTCAACCCCTGGAACACCACCGACGAGTTCCGGCCGCTCGGCAACCTGAACCGGGCGCGGCGGGCGGCCTACGAGGCCAGCAGCGCCCACCGCCTGCACCAGCGCTTCGTGACCGAGGAGCCCCGGCGGACGGTCCTGCTCAACGGGCTGGTCGGCCGGGTGTTCGCCCGCGTCAACCGGCGGTGGCCGTGGCACCGCCTGCCGTCCCGGCTGGCCCTGCTGAACCTGGCCGTCCTGCGCCGGCAGCTGCGCCGCCACAACCTGGTCGACCCCGACCGGCCGGAGCGGGTGGAGGTGCGGCGCCCCGGGCCCACGCCCCCTCCGGAGGCGGTGGCGCACCGGACCGCCGACGGCTCCTGGAACGACCTGTCGTCCCCCCGCATGGGTGCCGTCGACGCCCGGTTCGGCCGCAACATGCCGGTCGACACCTGCCCGTCGGACCTCCCCGACCCGGTCCGGGTCGCCGACGAGCTGCTGGCGCGGAAGGAGTTCATCCCCGCCCCGTCGCTCAACGTCCTCGCCGCGGCCTGGATCCAGTTCCAGGTGCACGACTGGGTGCAGCACGACCGCCACCCGGTGAGGGAGCGCAGCATCGACCTCCCGCTGCCCGACGGACGCGAGTGGCGCAGCACGAGCGACGGCCGCCCCGAGCAGGTCATGCGCATCGCCGAGGACCGCGACGACCGCAACCTGGTCTCGCACTGGTGGGACGGCTCGGAGGTCTACGGCAGCGACGCGAAGACGGCGCGCTCGCTGCGCGAGGACGGCGGGCGCGGCGCGCGGCTCCGCCTCGAGGACGGCCACCTGCCCTTCGCGGACGGGGTGGCGATGACCGGGTTCTCCGACAGCTGGTGGCTGGGCCTCAGCGCGCTGCAGACCCTGTTCGCCCGGGAGCACAACGCGGTGTGCGACGCACTCCAGGGCGAGTACCCGGACCTCGGCGACGAGCGGACGTACCAGACCGCGCGGCTGGTCGTGTCCGCGCTGATCGCGAAGATCCACACGGTGGAGTGGACGCCGGCGATCCTCGGCACGAAGACCCTCGACACAGCGATGTCGGTCAACTGGCGGGGTGCGCCGGACCAGTGGCTCACCCGCCTCGGCCTCCGGCTGCTGGACCCGCACGCCGTCCGCGGCATCCCGCGCACCCGGCCCGACCACGCCGGCGTCCCGTTCTCCCTCACCGAGGAGTTCGTGACGGTGTACCGGATGCACCCCCTCATCCCCGACGACTACGTCCTCGTCGACCTCGCCACGGGCGAGGCGGAGAAGGTCGACTTCGACGAGATCTCGGGGGAGAGGACCGAGCCGAGGTTCCGCGACGTCGGGCTGGCCAACTCGCTGTACTCGCTGGGCATCGCCCACCCGGGCGCGATCACGCTGCACAACTTCCCGGACGCACTGCGGCACTTCGAGCGGGACGGCGAGATCGTCGACCTCGCGGTCGTCGACGTCGTGCGCACCCGCAGGCGGGGCGTGCCGCGCTACAACGACTTCCGGGCCGGGCTGCACATGCCCCGGGTCGGCCGCTTCGAGGACCTCACGACCGACCCCGACAGCCTCGCCGCGCTGAAGCGGCTGTACCGGTCGGTCGACGAGGTCGACACCGTGGTCGGCCTGCTCGCCGAGGAGCCGCCCGCCGGCTTCGGGTTCAGCGACACCGCGTTCCGCGTCTTCCTGCTGATGGCCTCCCGCCGGCTGCAGAGCGACCGGTTCCTCACCGTGGACTTCCGGCCCGAGGTGTACACCCCACTCGGGATGGACTGGGTCGAGCGCGGGAGCATGGCCGCGGTGGTGCGCAGGCACTGCCCGCAGCTGGCCGGGGTCGTCGGGACCGGCAAGGCCGCGTTCGCCCCGTGGGGTTGA
- a CDS encoding RNA polymerase sigma factor has translation MTALDASRDALHPDDAAPGARPCTPGPDTCSQPDLATLVDAARRGEPAAWQGLVQRFAPLVRTITGRYRLSEHDAEDVGQVTWLRLVEHLSRLREPLALPGWIATTARHESLRLARAHGRTLPVDPLDGSAPEFTGTDPEVDADLLHAEEVEAVREGLAALPPAQRDLLLLLAADPPLSYREISTRLGMPIGSIGPTRARTLARLGATPAVSRYLGSGRRRTARRTCAA, from the coding sequence ATGACCGCGCTCGACGCCAGCCGCGACGCGCTCCACCCGGACGACGCCGCCCCCGGCGCACGCCCGTGCACCCCCGGCCCGGACACGTGCAGCCAGCCCGATCTGGCGACGCTCGTCGACGCCGCCCGGCGCGGCGAGCCCGCCGCCTGGCAGGGGCTCGTGCAGCGGTTCGCCCCGCTCGTGCGCACGATCACCGGCAGGTACCGGCTCAGCGAGCACGACGCCGAGGACGTCGGCCAGGTGACCTGGCTGCGTCTGGTGGAGCACCTCTCCCGTCTCCGCGAGCCGCTGGCCCTGCCCGGCTGGATCGCGACGACGGCGCGCCACGAGAGCCTGCGTCTGGCCCGGGCCCACGGCCGGACCCTCCCGGTCGACCCGCTGGACGGCTCGGCTCCCGAGTTCACGGGCACCGACCCCGAGGTCGACGCCGACCTGCTGCACGCCGAGGAGGTCGAGGCCGTGCGCGAGGGCCTCGCCGCGCTGCCCCCGGCGCAGCGCGACCTGCTGCTCCTGCTCGCGGCCGACCCCCCGCTCAGCTACCGCGAGATCAGCACGAGGCTGGGGATGCCGATCGGCAGCATCGGCCCGACCCGGGCCCGCACCCTGGCCCGCCTGGGCGCGACGCCGGCCGTGAGCCGGTACCTGGGGTCGGGCCGGCGCAGGACCGCCCGTCGGACGTGTGCGGCGTGA